TGTGGCAAGCCAACTTCTGCGAGATTTATACATTGTGACAGCTTGCGGAAATaaacttctgcaagttttattgGTAGTCCTTTTAAGACTAGCTAGCGAAGTTTATCTCGCtataagtaaaatttaaattaataactacTAAAAAATCAACGATTGTTGTTGTAGTTTcagatacctacttagttattgTGGTTAATTCGCTCTCTGCGCTGGatgtaatgttttaaatattatatttgtttCCAGGACATGTGCATAAACTGCGGAAAATGCTATATGGCGTGTGCTGACTCCGGCTACCAAGCCATTGAGTAAGTTGTCATGGAAATCCTAAATAAAACCCCTATACGAAACTATAGCTTGAAAATTTCAGGAGTGAAAGAGTGAGAGTCCGAACAGTGCGCAGTGGCGCAGCGTAGCGTAGacttaaggtaagtgccccctacttcggtatattaaggctcttacgactttaacaatttatttaaaaataaccaaggatgatatcagtatgaaagcttttgtatgttaaagtttggtcttttgacagtaacttaatacataaattatagttatattgtttaaactttttttaatattaattgttctgcggacctcttgtttggatcctgtttcgtgataaaattttgctctgtttctaagttcgtgaactcatgtcccctatttcgggataaagtTTTACGCatcgagttaggatattttaataatgattaagggtttaataaatttaaaaacgatagtataaatttagaataaaagaattctgtgaaattgacgatattacttacctgaaacattcatgagaaataatgtgagtctgtctagctaggtaggtacgtaccttcgtataaatttattattctaacaatatgtgaaaatatttatataaccatcagaaatgtaggggggccttaccccccccccccccccccccttcgtacccataaaatttagattttttatttctgacgatatgtgaaaaagaaaatattcatacaagtctaaatttaaaaaatgtgggGGGGGGCCTAACCCCCCACCTCTGGAGCtgcttcaagtgagggtagtcccacccccctgaaaataaccccaaaTACGCGAATGACaataggagaaccagagtgactgacatagcccgcagaatcgctaaaatcaagtggcagtgggcggggcacatagctcgaagagctgatggccgctggggcaggaaagttcttgagtggcgaccacgagctggaagacgtagcgtgggcaggcctcccactaggtggaccgacgatctggtaaaggtcgcgggaagtacctggatgcaagcggcgcaggaccggtctttgtggaaatccttgggggaggcctttgtccagcagtggacgtctttcggctgaaacgaacgaacgaacgaacgaacgccaatgactcataataaaaattaattaatttattacttaggtaggtaagtattaaaaactaaatatatgtcgatttctttgattttaTGTGTCATACAAGTATCTAAcactatacatttatatatcacgaacttgggaaaaagtaacaataattacggttccttgtttcgtgatactgattattccaaattccccaagtaaaattcatggattattgtcaaattgtgtcaattaactattatctatcccatataaaatacaaataaaccaagataaataaaacgaatcgacataaaaccaaaattacgctggtagtacttatgctaatttatcttaaaattggtcatttatgtgaacttcaaactcgtgtcatataaattgtagtgaacgaaacatataccgaatttagatcatgagaaacttaaataaatgtattatttgtttcataacttacatttaaattatcataaataattatttaaaaaccaagcatcaaaatattatccataatatccttgattcggtagtatcacgaaacaggggacaccctaaaaataatatgtacctacgctatttcgtgagtcaattaatcgcaattttaaaggaattctacgttttcatataacttttttctaagccaaatcaattgtcaaggaacacatgaaaccactattacaagttttatgcaaatggacgtttcttcgcctttttataagcttaagaagttggagcgctaaccttacggtgagagcaacttTTTCACGCCgtacggctgtttttggctctctgagagtttgaagcttcgtattgctctcatttttggcgccacaatgttggtacttggttttttagatagcttaaataatagagtttttgtaataataaagaatttttataaataatattccatttgcttattatttgagctagaaaaaaaacttacgaacttacgtactatcacgaactagtagccgtttaccttaggtCCGACCAATCAGTTTTTCGACCATAGTTGAGCAGAGAGATGTGAAAATCttggttattcaaaaaagttagcagaaaggcgctggacccaggccgctaccaaacagTCAAAATTgaagtcattggaggaggcctatgttcagcagtggacatcctatggctgaaatgatgattcaaAACAAATCTCCTCTTGTCTCCTATCCTCTCCACTTGAGGTCGGCTAGCTAGGAACTTAAtggaaattattttctttttcagattTGACCCTCAGACCCATATTCCGCATGTGACAGACGACTGCACCGGTTGCACCTTGTGTTTGTCTGTGTGCCCCATTATTGATTGTATTTCGTAAGTATCTATGgataaacttaattaaatagtTCGTTAATTTATATTGAAGACTAAATAAACTAAAGGTATAAAAGCTCGTTCAACACAAGCTGTTGTGCGTGATGTCCCAGTGACTTCGTGAATCTCGTGGATGTGGGCcccaggttcgattcctagCCAAAACTCTACTCCTACCCCCCTATTTAGCGAAATTAAATTCGACATTCGCTCGCGCCTAGCTGTCTGACAATAGAAGGGCAAAGTATGTGTTGgctaacacatatttttaattgataaaggtgatttttataaaagttattaaCATAAATTATTTCCTATCCACAGAATGGTTCCAAAGAAAATTCCCCACGTCGTCAAAAGAGGATTACACAAAAACATACACGCTGTAACACCGCTGGATGCAGTCTGCCAATAAGCTAATAtcataaatgaaaatactttatcatatcttgtataaaaatatattgaaaatgttaataccaataaaaactattttaatttgttagtTGTTTGTATAATTGTTCTGCGCTCTTCCTAGCATAATCCCATGAATACACCCAATGATTTGTTGGATTTACTGACAATGTCAAAGCAGATATGGGCTTCGGACAGTTATAATGGCTCTTATTCACTATGTTCGATCCtatatttgttttgttgtgtagTTGTTCGCAAATGAAACATTCAAACCGTTCAACGGTGTCCAATCCATCAGTCTGATACGGTCTTTCTTTTAATTCTTTAACAAGTTTTGTATTTGTAATAATCTGTTTAGTCTTATGCTCTAAGTACTCTTCATACAAACTGTCATTTGCCAAAAGCTTCTTTAAATGCTTACTTAAAATTTCTGGGGTTGTAAAATCATCTAGAAGTATAGCAGATTTATCATTCGGAAACCAATCTTTTATTGACGGTGATCCAAAGTAAATCGGTACACTGCCAACTTTTATGGGCCTCCAAAACTTTTCAGTGATATAATCCTCACATACTCCATTTTCTATTGCAATCACAAACTTGTACCTTGCCACAAAATCGAGAAAATCATTCTCatttaagttatttaagtaGTCACCGGTGAATTTTTCAGGcaattctttatttttaagGCATGCTCCATAGGAATCTATTTCTATATGCTTCATAAGTTCTTTCACGTAAGAGTCTCTTTCCGTGGAAGTTTCACAGTCACTCTGTAGATACATTACTGGAGCTATTTCAGTTAACaacatattttttatcttaGTAGGAACAAAGTGTTGCCCATCTGTTATAGCTTCCAAAGATTCCAAATATTGCAATGGAAATGGCACATTACTATGTCTGCTAAATGTAGCAGAGAAATTGAATAAACTGAGCATGGGTTCATGCATCAGTTCCTCCAAATTCCTTGGAGACTCCTCATGATACAACCCCCATACATCTTCAGAGTTTCGAGGCGGCAGGTCATTTATCTTAATTTGGCTTCCATAAAATAAGTATGCTTCAACTTTGTAGGCATGGCTCTCGTTTCTATCACTAAGCATATCACATTTAATATTTCTGGCACATGTTCTAGTTCCTACAAAACCACCAAAATTAGAGGTCCACCACATAATCACTGGATGTTTAGGAGTGAGCTTGGCACCACCCCAATTTTTACTTCTCAAATTATATTTGCAAGCAAAATACATTATCACAGTAACAATGATTAATATCCACAAACATTTATGCACAGAGCTTCTTCGAATCCCTGATGTCAACcgtaataacattttaaataaacggAATGTAAAAAACTTGATACAGTTCACAAGAGCTTGTAATACTTTGGtacacatttttaaattaaatatatttgaaCTAGCCACATTTAATTGTAACAGGATGTAGTATTATCACACTTCAGGATAAGTGTGAGTAATCAGCGTTATGGCACTGTagataatttcaatatttttaatacgtCCAGCCTCTTTCCTTGTGCATGTAATAAATATCCATGCTGAAGGCTATGATAAGGTCAAGGTAGAAGAGGCCGTATATGGCTCCTCGGACTTCTCCGCTGAGGAAAAGGCTGATCATTGCGAGTGCTGTGATGAAGAGTTCGGTGGCAACGTAGTATAGTTCTGCCTCATATTGTACCTGGTCGACAACGTATAGCACCATGAATAGCACGGACAGCATGAGCGTGGGGGCGGCCACCAGGCATTGCAAGAGGTCCACTGGGTCCACCACATGTGGGAGGACATTGAGTAGGAGGGCCACTACCTAAAAGTAAGACACGACGGTTTGTTCACTTTTGCAtagaactttaaaaaaaatggattttaatattaatttaggaCGCTGTAAAATTCTGTtaaatgcaaaaaatattttgtaatttttttcgtcttaaaacAAAGCTCATGACTATCAATCgaactagtattatattatctgtgctaATTCTGAAATAAACTTTCTTCTAGCAAGAGTTAATCGTAAATATGGAATAATAAGTGTAATCATattctcaaaaattttattCACATAAAACATTACTTGAACAGTACAAAGCCTCTTTCCTTGAAAACATAGTACTGATCTATACATAGGGCAACAAATAAATGGGTAATAAATACACCGTACACGGCACCAACGGCACTCATGGACAGTACATTAGCGGTTAGGCCCGTGGCACATAGGAATATTTGTATTGCAAGGTATAATTGTTCGGCTAAATCGTGTACTTGATCCACTAAATACAGCACCACGAACATAACTGACATTATAACCGTCGGGGACACGGCCAGGCAATACATGACGCCCGGTTCAGTCATGATGAACGGTAGGATCATGAGAAGCATTGATATTACCTAAAAGTAAACGCATTCATGTTTTGATTGGATCGAAACATATTCTTACCTGCCTAACTCATTGTTTACTTCAATTTAATCGAAGTTATTCGATTCTCATGTACTTGTTAATCTCATAAAGCAGTTCAAAAACTAAAGGTTAAATGTTTACTACTTaatttagataaatatttagcGGATGTAAAATCTAATTTAAAACCGCGGAAAATACAGGAAATTCACAAACTTTTGACATGACATAATATGACAGAATGATCAGCTGATTTATTTGAACGTCTGTCAGTTGATTTATTTGAACGACTGCTAGCCTCCCCTTCAAAAGCGGGACATTCTTGTCTATGATATACACCTactgaatttaaaaattatttaagggcAGGCCTTTactagttaaaataaaataaacaaaagataaaataaattaaatgtataTTAATGGAATAATTACAGTTTAACGTTTACGCGCAACTAAAAGTACATCCTCTTTCATTAGCTATCAGAAATAAATCAAGAGACAATGCAGTCAACAGTCCAAAATACAAAACACCATACAGTAACCACAACCACACCCTtactaaatttaataaaaaacattgcATAAAAGCACCAAATGTAaacataatttgaaaaaataagtaCATTTTCTCCATGAATAAAGGAACTTTTCTCCGTAAATATAGGGCAATGAATATTAACGATATAATAAGCGTAGGCCCAGTAGATATGCAGTACATGTGTCCTTTTGGCCTTGGTAATATCAGTGGTAATACCGTGATTACTAGAGAAATACCCTACAACCAAggaaatacaaacaataaaattattggaGAACGATCTAAATGAATATTGTTCTTCAATCCTCATACGAGGCGAATGAagggattttttttctatgaaacTCTATTTGCAactttgataatgtaaaattgaattAATCCAAAATACTTACAAATTCTACTAGTTTCATGATAAATatgttgtattttattaattcattCCATTTTTTATCTACTGGCACAGAAtctgaaaatgaaataattggaaTTGGAGGTCACAAATATAAAGCTCACTCAACCCAGTTATTGATAATATCGTTTACTGACTTTCATCTAATGAATAAGTTACTTTAACGACGTATTGATTAAGTTCTTTCAAGTCTCTCTCTTTTACTTACATTGTTAAAAAATCAAcatagtaggtaagtacttaccaTTTATTATCATATCAGACATGTTGAATGAAATTTAAAATTGCGTATGACCTtgtaaaaaagaaattaattgCTTATTACCGAGAAAAACATAGTAATTACAGTGAGGTAAAGTTATtctctcaaaaaatataattatctcgtaaaaacattcaaaaagtaaatatttcgtGTATTGTCAGCGACTTGAGTGAAATCAATGTGTCAGGGATTatccttttaaaatattctttCTGACCAGTACTCCAGAAGTCTGCTAAATCCTACGGCTAAATCAGAATATTATGACCTTCATGATTTGGATATTTTACACCGTGCTATCCTAGCCCCGAACTTTtaatataggtattttataatacTGAATGGTAATGAACAAACTAAGCAGAGATTTCAAGCAATCCTATCCTATTGGTACAGCTCCGCTCCGCTTCTTGCCTCTCCTCTTCTCCTATCTAGTGGGTATGAATGCAGCCTTATCTTAGGATGAATAAACGAGATCTGTGGCATGAGGCATCCATCTGTTTTGTCTATGGTACACAGCTGTCAAACAAAAATACCTTCTCGTCATATCAGTCGAGCAAGTCTCTCAGTTCGTGAATTTAATTTGATATGCTGTAGTGTTTGTCGATTACTAGCTCATATTAAAATGGAAGAGGATGATCCCATTGTTCAAGAGGTACTGGAAAGACCCGCTTGTAATTAGCAACGTGGTACACCCGATGAGGTTATGTTGTTGTTCATAAAAATGGATTTTAAACTGATTTTCTGTGCTCTTTCTAATTTCAGATCCCAGTTTTTCTATCCCAGGCCCTTTCGAAgaatctttatatttatcagtaTCCAGTCAGACCAGCGAATAGAGATTGGAAAGATGTTAAAGTACTGAATGCCTCAATCAAGCCTAAAAACCAGTTGGTGAGGCTCGAGGTTGAATTAGACACTTACAGCGATA
This window of the Ostrinia nubilalis chromosome 9, ilOstNubi1.1, whole genome shotgun sequence genome carries:
- the LOC135074687 gene encoding alpha-(1,3)-fucosyltransferase 10, with amino-acid sequence MCTKVLQALVNCIKFFTFRLFKMLLRLTSGIRRSSVHKCLWILIIVTVIMYFACKYNLRSKNWGGAKLTPKHPVIMWWTSNFGGFVGTRTCARNIKCDMLSDRNESHAYKVEAYLFYGSQIKINDLPPRNSEDVWGLYHEESPRNLEELMHEPMLSLFNFSATFSRHSNVPFPLQYLESLEAITDGQHFVPTKIKNMLLTEIAPVMYLQSDCETSTERDSYVKELMKHIEIDSYGACLKNKELPEKFTGDYLNNLNENDFLDFVARYKFVIAIENGVCEDYITEKFWRPIKVGSVPIYFGSPSIKDWFPNDKSAILLDDFTTPEILSKHLKKLLANDSLYEEYLEHKTKQIITNTKLVKELKERPYQTDGLDTVERFECFICEQLHNKTNIGSNIVNKSHYNCPKPISALTLSVNPTNHWVYSWDYARKSAEQLYKQLTN